A single window of Paenibacillus sp. SYP-B4298 DNA harbors:
- a CDS encoding RusA family crossover junction endodeoxyribonuclease, with amino-acid sequence MIEFTVYGEPVAQGRPRASTQSGFVRMYDPAKSRDYKDYVRLAAAEHAPPKLLEGPLAVMVIAYRSIPKSFSKRKAAAAEAGQIYPVSKPDADNYLKGVKDALKGVMWVDDSQVVDAYARKRYSFRPRIEVTIRQIQGV; translated from the coding sequence ATGATCGAATTCACGGTTTACGGCGAGCCGGTCGCTCAAGGCAGACCCAGAGCTTCCACGCAAAGCGGCTTCGTCCGGATGTATGACCCAGCGAAATCACGAGACTACAAGGACTATGTACGACTGGCTGCGGCTGAGCACGCGCCGCCGAAGCTGTTGGAAGGCCCGTTGGCGGTTATGGTGATTGCCTATCGCTCCATACCCAAGAGCTTTAGTAAACGCAAGGCGGCTGCAGCGGAGGCAGGGCAGATTTACCCTGTCAGCAAGCCAGATGCTGACAATTACCTGAAGGGCGTGAAGGATGCGCTCAAGGGAGTCATGTGGGTCGATGACAGCCAGGTGGTCGATGCTTATGCCCGCAAGAGATATAGCTTCAGACCTCGCATCGAGGTCACAATCAGACAAATTCAAGGAGTGTGA